A single genomic interval of Chloracidobacterium validum harbors:
- a CDS encoding TonB-dependent receptor, translating into MNTTGLQIIRSTPFDRDTSAFRVDYNPTERHHLEFIYRQAGETIGRTDIDTTFNNPVIVNNVGPTNFGAAAWVWNVSPRLNNEIRFGANFTAPFFNVNRSQNPAFFLGGLPFTNPDVTFLPQGRDTQIMTIIDNASLQLGAHNLRFGVQFDWLKVRPVNDAGIVPTLTLSQQSLGVGGNPAALTAALFPGGINVTQLQTANTFLTLYSGAIGGLSRTFNVNASRPTAGFDPTATQARDLRLNQLGAYITDQWRLRPNLTVNVGLRYDYITPLSEANDFALLPVPAAGATTAQTLLNPGGIVNFAGRFWQPDRNNFAPNISVAWDIKGLGQPTVLRGGYSLAYVNDEAIRAADNSILTNPGLSTTLAPTIGQIQAAGPRLSNASGLINTLLAPPPFNVPYSYASQFAITTNTAFGSPDRNLQTPFYQQWNVSIEREILRDTVLTVRYVGNRSTNLIRAVDLNQLDIINNGFAADVARARSNGFLALAATGVFNPAFNSSIPGSQPLTVFPNLASGGLLTNQTIRNLIQTGEAGSLAGVYITNRLTGSVVFQPNPNTLAANILNNSGFSNYHGLQVEFRRRFARSIVGDFQVQANYTYSKTLTNTAGTGQTRFEALLDNQQPSLENSRAPFDIPHIFKVNGIYELPFGQGKTLDPGNGFLRRLVGGFQVGFFLEVGSGPPFGIYSRRGTINRVTAGTRGDLNTVDTTLTRRELQRLVGIYRTPQGLFFIDPRVINFDGRAVQPDGQAPFNGQVFFNPAPGRAGSLQRFILNGPRRYNLDINIVKRTPVNERVNTELRFEFFNAFNSPIFNIGDQNVNATNFGRVTSTFNGPRNIQVAFKIIF; encoded by the coding sequence TTGAATACGACTGGGCTCCAGATCATTCGTAGCACACCATTTGACCGCGACACATCGGCGTTCCGGGTGGACTACAACCCAACGGAGCGGCACCATCTCGAGTTCATTTACCGCCAAGCGGGTGAAACGATTGGGCGAACGGATATTGATACGACCTTCAACAATCCGGTCATCGTCAACAATGTTGGTCCGACGAACTTCGGGGCCGCCGCCTGGGTGTGGAATGTTTCGCCGCGTCTCAATAACGAAATTCGGTTTGGGGCTAATTTCACTGCGCCGTTTTTCAATGTGAACCGGTCACAAAATCCAGCTTTCTTTCTGGGTGGACTCCCGTTCACCAACCCGGACGTGACGTTTCTTCCGCAGGGACGTGACACGCAGATTATGACCATCATTGACAATGCTTCACTTCAGCTTGGCGCGCACAATCTTCGCTTTGGCGTGCAGTTCGATTGGCTGAAGGTGCGCCCGGTCAATGATGCCGGTATTGTGCCAACGCTGACGCTCAGTCAGCAGTCACTTGGGGTCGGAGGTAACCCGGCAGCGCTGACGGCGGCTCTCTTTCCGGGCGGCATCAATGTCACGCAGCTTCAGACCGCGAACACCTTTTTGACGCTCTACAGTGGAGCCATTGGCGGGCTATCACGGACGTTCAATGTCAACGCCAGTCGCCCAACGGCGGGGTTTGACCCAACGGCCACCCAGGCGCGCGACCTCCGCTTGAACCAGTTAGGGGCCTACATCACCGACCAGTGGCGGCTTCGCCCCAATCTCACGGTCAATGTCGGCCTGCGGTACGACTATATTACACCGCTGTCCGAAGCCAACGACTTTGCCCTACTACCTGTTCCTGCCGCCGGTGCGACGACAGCGCAAACGCTGCTCAATCCGGGTGGCATTGTCAACTTTGCCGGTCGCTTCTGGCAGCCCGATCGGAATAACTTCGCGCCAAATATCAGCGTTGCCTGGGATATCAAGGGGCTCGGCCAGCCAACCGTCTTGCGTGGCGGCTATTCACTCGCTTACGTCAACGATGAGGCCATCCGCGCAGCCGACAACTCCATTCTGACCAATCCGGGGCTGAGTACGACCCTCGCCCCAACCATTGGGCAGATTCAGGCGGCTGGGCCACGCCTCAGCAATGCCAGTGGACTGATCAACACCCTGCTTGCGCCACCACCGTTCAACGTGCCGTATAGCTACGCCAGCCAGTTTGCCATCACGACCAACACGGCCTTTGGTAGCCCGGACCGGAACCTCCAGACACCGTTTTACCAGCAGTGGAATGTCTCGATCGAACGGGAGATTCTCCGCGACACGGTTCTCACGGTGCGCTATGTCGGCAACCGCAGCACCAACCTGATTCGCGCCGTCGATCTCAATCAGTTGGATATCATCAACAACGGCTTTGCGGCTGATGTTGCGCGCGCGCGAAGCAATGGGTTTCTGGCTTTGGCGGCAACTGGTGTCTTCAACCCGGCCTTCAACTCGTCCATCCCTGGTAGTCAGCCGCTTACCGTGTTTCCCAACTTGGCCAGTGGCGGGCTGCTCACCAACCAAACAATCCGCAACCTCATTCAAACGGGTGAGGCCGGCTCGTTGGCAGGTGTTTATATCACCAACCGCCTGACCGGCAGCGTGGTCTTTCAACCTAACCCAAACACCTTGGCCGCCAACATTCTCAACAACTCCGGCTTCTCCAACTACCACGGGCTACAGGTTGAGTTCCGGCGGCGGTTTGCCAGAAGCATTGTTGGGGACTTCCAGGTTCAGGCCAACTACACCTACAGCAAAACCTTGACCAACACGGCCGGAACAGGCCAGACGCGCTTCGAGGCGCTCCTCGACAACCAGCAGCCATCACTGGAAAACTCACGGGCGCCATTCGACATTCCACATATTTTCAAGGTCAATGGCATCTATGAGCTTCCCTTTGGACAGGGCAAGACGCTCGATCCCGGTAATGGCTTCCTGCGTCGCCTGGTTGGAGGCTTCCAGGTTGGGTTCTTCCTGGAGGTTGGCAGCGGGCCGCCATTTGGCATTTATTCCCGCCGTGGCACCATCAACCGTGTTACGGCTGGGACACGTGGCGATCTCAACACGGTGGATACGACGCTCACCCGCCGTGAGCTACAGCGGCTGGTCGGTATCTACCGTACGCCCCAGGGGCTATTTTTCATCGACCCGCGCGTGATCAACTTTGACGGGCGGGCCGTGCAGCCGGATGGTCAAGCGCCGTTCAACGGGCAGGTGTTTTTCAATCCGGCACCGGGGCGGGCCGGTTCGTTGCAGCGGTTCATTCTCAACGGTCCGCGGCGCTACAATCTTGACATCAACATCGTCAAGCGGACGCCTGTCAACGAGCGGGTCAACACCGAGCTGCGCTTTGAATTCTTCAATGCGTTCAACTCACCGATCTTCAACATCGGTGACCAGAATGTGAACGCGACCAACTTTGGGCGCGTGACCAGTACGTTCAATGGCCCACGCAACATCCAGGTGGCGTTCAAGATCATCTTCTAG
- a CDS encoding carboxypeptidase-like regulatory domain-containing protein: protein MIRLQWVCPPSWAASFTLVLSLLVMSLGTFGQTTNGRFVVTVKDPSGAVVAGANVSVTNEGTKQTITGTTTESGVFTTSPLPVGSYSITIEADGFTKSIIENLNLNVGQEYGVAAVLQVGGASDVVTISGGEALLQTTNAEVRNTVNARQTQELPLITRSPLALVQLQAGVNGRLANTNTVINGQRSSTTVVTQDGINIQDNFIRANAIDFSPNNPTVAGVGEATIITSNATADVAGSSAVRFVTPAGTDEFHGEVFWFHRNKVLNANAFFNNAAGIARPNFIRNQFGFTLGGPVGIPGGPRVKNLFFFATFEGIRQRSQAGLTTTVLTPNARQGIFTYIDNAGVRRTIDLLALRGISIDPTIASFIARVPN, encoded by the coding sequence ATGATCAGACTTCAGTGGGTATGCCCGCCGTCTTGGGCGGCTAGCTTTACCTTGGTCCTTAGTCTCTTGGTGATGTCCCTCGGCACATTCGGACAAACCACCAACGGACGCTTCGTTGTAACGGTTAAAGACCCAAGCGGTGCGGTGGTAGCTGGCGCGAATGTCTCTGTCACGAATGAGGGGACAAAGCAAACCATTACCGGAACGACGACCGAGAGCGGCGTCTTCACGACCTCGCCACTACCGGTCGGGAGCTACAGCATCACCATCGAAGCCGATGGCTTTACCAAAAGCATCATTGAAAATCTCAACCTGAATGTTGGGCAGGAATATGGCGTTGCCGCCGTGCTTCAGGTCGGAGGCGCAAGCGATGTCGTCACCATCTCGGGTGGTGAGGCCTTGCTTCAGACGACGAACGCCGAAGTGCGTAACACCGTCAATGCGCGACAAACCCAAGAGCTACCGCTGATTACCCGGAGTCCGCTGGCGCTCGTTCAGCTTCAGGCCGGCGTGAACGGCCGGTTGGCCAACACGAACACCGTCATCAACGGCCAACGGTCTTCGACCACGGTCGTGACCCAGGATGGCATCAATATCCAGGACAACTTCATTCGTGCCAACGCGATTGACTTTTCGCCAAATAACCCAACCGTCGCCGGGGTTGGTGAAGCCACCATCATTACCTCGAACGCGACGGCCGACGTGGCCGGCTCATCGGCCGTGCGCTTTGTGACTCCGGCCGGAACGGATGAGTTTCACGGCGAGGTCTTTTGGTTTCATCGGAACAAGGTCCTCAACGCCAACGCCTTTTTCAACAATGCCGCCGGCATTGCTCGCCCAAACTTCATTCGCAACCAGTTCGGTTTCACACTTGGTGGGCCGGTGGGCATTCCCGGTGGCCCCCGCGTCAAGAATTTGTTCTTTTTTGCGACCTTTGAGGGAATTCGGCAGCGGTCTCAGGCCGGGTTGACCACCACTGTCCTGACACCGAACGCGCGCCAGGGCATTTTCACTTACATTGACAATGCCGGTGTGCGCCGCACGATTGACCTGCTTGCTCTCCGCGGTATCTCGATTGATCCGACCATTGCTTCGTTCATTGCGCGCGTGCCGAACTAA
- a CDS encoding TonB-dependent receptor — protein sequence MFSVKTYPSLRRLHWLQTGVFCLIVGLANVAAVAQTIYGNVSGRVTDQTGAAIVGARIEARNLDTGETREIVSSSDGTYTLRSLPGGRYAIRISADSFETLVREPVNVTVARDAIVDAELKPGSSQEVVTVTGEATLIETSRSQVSKQVDGRRILQLPGRNTLNGLALLQPGVVNNQNARPGSGFAVNGARTRSNNFLIDGTQNNDPSLSIPVQNLPPEALAEFQIITNNFSAEFGRNGGAIVQQLTRSGTNEFSGIAHYTWLGNGRDSLTTAQQRTFNAARAQGFSEKEALRRARAVTVENTWGITFGGPIKKDKIFFFTSFDRNTFRTTAAPITVAIAPSGIAALQAYAAANPSGPNALAPGALTFLTNTFPTANDPTPRGTITVRRPSDNAIVATLPVQQFNRALAGSLPYGTNFWRLLVRGDINLTSNDRFSLRYLQDRSRDPGSPTAIAGNEIGTNVDNYNGAVNYIRTFGPRIVNEFRFSFVDRALNFPENVPPQISIGGFNSVGNANFPQFRNSRVIEFTDALTWTFNKHTLKFGGSYNRINLDSFFAPNFRGSVSYGSLSDLLFDRNASFSQYAGTGLVPARVNEVGVFFQDDYRIRPSLTLNLGLRYEYVSAPFGFFSNAEPDINNFAPRIGFAWNPRVEGDGFIATMLGRDKTVIRGGYGISYDQIFLNILLNNSRNFPRGVNVAIGPISDQRLYIASNRPAPPTPSQFTGDPNLLPVRLYSPNKRVSLPYQQSFNFGFERQLWSDYVFRMFYIGSRGLKLVREVESNLGFNATAVNANPAFYANILPQLQPIRNAAGQITAFRRDPSRGSILIGDGLASSWYHSLQLTLGKRFRNGIQYELNYTWSAFINDSDDILGGQTNSTLPANPLNFSQDRGRSGLDQPHRFVANYSFEIPRIDISNPFFDRLVNGWSMSGVSTFSSGTPFSVLNAFNALGILPGQISTVELSQRVSINPAGQPGTATGFTGVTNPFYVANPVNSGINGNSGRNILRTGGVASTNFAFVKRIRTFGERQGLEIRWEVFNVFNRRNFTVIPANTVNNATNPALFLNLGQTNVGGRSMIFTARYTF from the coding sequence ATGTTCTCAGTAAAGACTTACCCTAGCCTACGCAGGCTGCATTGGCTTCAAACCGGCGTGTTTTGCCTCATCGTCGGGTTAGCCAATGTTGCCGCCGTGGCGCAAACCATCTACGGGAATGTCTCCGGTCGGGTGACCGATCAGACAGGCGCTGCCATCGTTGGCGCACGGATTGAAGCGAGGAATCTCGACACCGGAGAGACTCGCGAAATTGTCAGTAGCAGTGATGGAACCTATACTCTTCGCTCGCTGCCTGGCGGACGTTATGCCATTCGCATTTCGGCGGATTCATTCGAGACGCTCGTGCGGGAGCCCGTGAACGTCACGGTCGCGCGCGACGCCATTGTGGACGCCGAGCTCAAGCCCGGCAGCAGCCAGGAAGTCGTGACCGTGACGGGTGAAGCCACCTTGATTGAGACGAGCCGCAGCCAAGTCAGTAAGCAAGTGGATGGTCGCCGGATTTTGCAACTGCCGGGACGCAACACGCTCAACGGACTGGCTTTGCTCCAGCCGGGTGTGGTCAACAACCAGAACGCCCGTCCAGGTTCAGGCTTTGCTGTCAACGGCGCACGGACCCGTTCCAACAACTTCCTCATTGACGGCACCCAGAACAATGACCCGTCGCTCTCGATTCCGGTGCAGAACCTGCCGCCCGAGGCCCTGGCCGAGTTCCAAATCATCACCAATAACTTTTCGGCTGAGTTCGGTCGCAACGGTGGCGCCATCGTGCAGCAGCTCACCCGCTCTGGAACGAATGAGTTTAGCGGGATTGCGCACTACACTTGGCTGGGGAACGGTCGTGACTCACTGACCACGGCCCAGCAACGCACCTTCAATGCCGCTCGCGCGCAAGGCTTTAGCGAGAAAGAAGCGCTGCGCCGCGCCCGTGCCGTGACGGTCGAAAATACCTGGGGGATTACCTTTGGTGGGCCGATCAAGAAGGATAAAATCTTCTTCTTCACCAGCTTTGACCGGAACACATTTCGGACAACGGCCGCCCCGATCACCGTTGCCATTGCTCCGTCTGGAATCGCAGCTTTGCAAGCCTACGCGGCTGCCAATCCATCTGGGCCAAACGCCCTCGCGCCAGGCGCATTGACCTTTCTGACCAATACGTTCCCAACGGCAAACGACCCGACGCCGCGCGGCACGATCACCGTTCGGCGGCCGTCAGACAACGCCATCGTGGCAACGTTGCCTGTGCAGCAATTCAACCGGGCGCTGGCCGGAAGTCTTCCGTATGGCACAAACTTCTGGCGGCTCCTCGTCAGGGGCGACATCAACCTGACCAGTAATGACCGATTTTCACTCCGGTACCTCCAGGACCGCAGCCGTGACCCTGGGTCGCCGACGGCCATTGCCGGCAACGAAATCGGAACGAACGTTGACAACTACAACGGCGCGGTCAACTACATTCGGACTTTCGGTCCGCGTATCGTCAATGAGTTCCGTTTCAGTTTTGTGGATCGGGCGCTCAACTTCCCGGAAAATGTGCCACCACAAATTAGTATCGGTGGCTTCAATTCAGTGGGAAATGCCAACTTCCCGCAGTTCCGCAACAGCCGGGTCATCGAGTTCACCGACGCGCTGACCTGGACCTTTAACAAACACACGCTGAAGTTCGGTGGAAGCTACAATCGCATCAACCTCGACTCCTTCTTTGCGCCCAACTTCCGTGGCTCAGTTTCCTACGGCTCGCTGTCGGACCTGCTCTTCGACCGAAATGCCAGCTTCTCACAATATGCTGGCACGGGGCTGGTTCCCGCGCGGGTCAACGAGGTGGGTGTTTTCTTCCAGGATGATTACCGCATCCGTCCCTCGCTCACGCTGAACCTTGGACTGCGTTATGAGTATGTGTCTGCCCCGTTTGGATTTTTCTCCAATGCCGAGCCAGACATCAACAACTTTGCTCCACGGATCGGCTTTGCCTGGAATCCACGGGTTGAAGGCGATGGGTTCATTGCCACCATGCTCGGCCGGGACAAGACGGTGATTCGTGGTGGGTATGGTATCTCCTACGACCAAATCTTTCTCAACATCTTGCTCAACAACTCGCGTAACTTCCCACGCGGGGTCAACGTGGCCATTGGACCCATCAGCGATCAGCGGTTGTACATTGCCAGCAACCGTCCGGCACCGCCAACGCCATCGCAGTTTACCGGCGACCCAAACCTGCTGCCGGTGCGGTTGTATTCGCCCAACAAGCGCGTGTCACTGCCGTATCAACAGTCGTTCAACTTTGGCTTTGAGCGGCAATTGTGGAGTGATTATGTGTTCCGCATGTTTTACATCGGCTCACGTGGGTTGAAGCTGGTGCGTGAGGTTGAAAGCAATCTGGGCTTCAATGCGACCGCCGTCAACGCCAACCCGGCATTTTACGCCAACATTCTGCCCCAGTTGCAGCCCATTCGGAATGCCGCCGGGCAAATCACCGCGTTTCGGCGTGACCCGTCCCGCGGCTCCATCCTCATCGGCGATGGTTTGGCCAGTTCCTGGTATCACTCGTTGCAGTTGACGCTTGGGAAGCGCTTCCGCAATGGCATTCAGTATGAACTGAACTATACGTGGAGCGCCTTTATCAACGATAGCGACGACATCCTGGGCGGGCAGACCAACTCGACGTTGCCGGCCAATCCGCTTAACTTCAGTCAGGATCGTGGACGCTCTGGACTCGACCAACCACACCGCTTTGTCGCCAACTACTCCTTCGAGATTCCACGCATTGACATCTCGAATCCATTCTTCGACCGGTTGGTCAACGGTTGGTCCATGTCCGGTGTCAGCACGTTCTCGTCCGGCACGCCCTTCAGTGTCCTCAATGCGTTCAATGCATTGGGCATTCTCCCTGGGCAGATTTCCACCGTTGAGTTGTCCCAGCGGGTCAGCATCAACCCGGCCGGCCAGCCCGGCACGGCGACCGGTTTCACCGGTGTGACCAACCCATTTTATGTTGCCAACCCGGTCAACTCGGGCATCAATGGTAACAGTGGACGAAACATTCTGCGGACCGGCGGGGTTGCCAGCACGAATTTTGCCTTCGTCAAGCGCATCCGCACGTTTGGTGAGCGGCAGGGGCTCGAAATTCGCTGGGAAGTCTTCAACGTCTTCAACCGGCGGAACTTCACGGTTATCCCCGCCAACACGGTCAACAACGCCACCAATCCGGCGCTGTTCCTCAACCTTGGACAGACGAATGTTGGCGGCCGCTCGATGATCTTCACGGCGCGGTACACCTTCTGA
- the bioB gene encoding biotin synthase BioB produces the protein MSNISIRFDWTRDELRAIHDLPLLELVHRAATVHRAGHDPREVQVCRLISIKTGGCPEDCGYCSQSAHYETGIASQPLLDRATVVAIAERAKANGVSRICMGAAWRNVRDDDQFEAVLDMVRGVNALGVEVCCTLGMLTEAQARRLEAAGLHAYNHNLDTSREHYGQITTTRAYDDRLETLANVRKTNVTLCTGGILGLGESVADRIGLLHTLATMQPHPESVPVNILTRVPGTPLESQADVSVWETVRVIATARIAMPRSIIRLSAGRTQLSEEAQAMCFLAGANSIFSSDAKIMLTEASPTNDYAEDTRLLATLGLYPRVPFKAPASKEPVDGEPFGCAAAAATLG, from the coding sequence ATGTCCAACATCTCGATCCGATTTGACTGGACGCGCGATGAACTGCGCGCCATTCACGATCTGCCACTCCTGGAGCTGGTGCACCGGGCAGCCACTGTTCACCGCGCCGGTCATGACCCGCGGGAAGTTCAGGTTTGCCGTCTCATTTCCATCAAAACCGGTGGCTGCCCGGAAGACTGCGGCTACTGTTCACAGTCGGCGCACTACGAAACCGGTATCGCTTCCCAACCGCTCTTGGACAGAGCCACCGTCGTAGCGATTGCCGAACGAGCCAAAGCCAACGGGGTCAGTCGGATTTGCATGGGGGCGGCCTGGCGCAACGTCCGCGACGACGACCAGTTTGAGGCGGTGCTCGACATGGTGCGCGGCGTCAACGCGCTCGGCGTTGAGGTGTGCTGTACGCTGGGCATGCTGACCGAAGCGCAGGCCCGGCGGCTGGAAGCGGCCGGACTTCATGCCTACAACCACAACCTCGATACGTCCCGCGAGCACTATGGTCAGATCACGACGACACGCGCGTATGACGACCGGCTAGAGACACTCGCCAACGTACGCAAAACCAACGTCACGCTCTGCACTGGTGGCATCCTCGGCCTCGGCGAAAGCGTTGCCGACCGCATTGGGCTGCTGCACACCCTGGCGACCATGCAGCCCCACCCGGAATCCGTCCCCGTGAACATCCTCACCCGTGTGCCGGGGACACCGCTGGAAAGCCAAGCGGATGTTTCCGTTTGGGAAACGGTGCGCGTCATTGCGACGGCGCGGATTGCCATGCCGCGTTCGATCATCCGCCTTTCGGCCGGTCGAACGCAGCTTTCCGAAGAAGCGCAAGCGATGTGCTTCCTGGCCGGCGCTAACTCAATTTTTTCAAGTGACGCCAAGATCATGCTCACCGAAGCTTCCCCGACCAATGACTATGCCGAAGATACGCGGCTGCTGGCCACGCTAGGACTTTACCCGCGTGTGCCTTTCAAAGCGCCTGCTTCCAAAGAACCGGTGGATGGAGAACCCTTCGGCTGCGCTGCCGCGGCCGCGACACTCGGTTGA
- a CDS encoding aspartate kinase: MQVLKFGGTSVGNAERIRQLVLIVAAERARDPHVVVVVSAMAGVTNMLLGAVQAAVGGNVAAIDHAHAELRRRHLETLAQVVASDAEHQALQAQLDALLERFARIGEGIALVGELPPRAQDFIAGLGERLSARLVAAALRADGIPAVAFDADQLIVTDDMFGSATPDLAATALAARECLRPVLETGQIPVVTGFIGATPEGIPTTLGRGGSDYSAGILGAALEADGVVIWTDADGFMTADPRLVPTAQVLSEISYAEAGELAYYGAKVLHPKTLLPLIPKGIPLYVKNSFRPDSPGTCVSATTGDWQADVKSVTSIKGLALITVAGRGMLGVPGIAAKTFAAVAAAGVNVLLISQSSSENNLCFMIEGADAEKTRAALVKALAVEFHQGCVERVDAHQPVAIVAVVGAGMRGRPGIAARIFSAVATANVNVIAIAQGSSEINISFVVAEGEAAAAVTAIHERFELGAMTSA, encoded by the coding sequence ATGCAGGTTTTGAAGTTTGGTGGCACGTCGGTCGGCAACGCGGAACGCATTCGGCAACTGGTCTTGATCGTTGCCGCCGAACGCGCCCGTGATCCGCATGTGGTCGTGGTGGTGTCGGCAATGGCCGGCGTCACCAATATGTTGCTTGGCGCCGTCCAGGCGGCCGTTGGCGGCAATGTCGCAGCCATTGACCACGCTCATGCCGAACTGCGGCGGCGGCACCTTGAAACGCTGGCGCAGGTGGTCGCTTCGGATGCCGAACACCAGGCGTTGCAGGCTCAACTCGACGCTTTACTGGAGCGTTTCGCCCGAATTGGTGAAGGCATTGCGTTGGTTGGTGAGTTACCGCCCCGCGCCCAGGATTTCATCGCCGGGCTAGGCGAGCGGTTGTCTGCCCGACTGGTCGCGGCAGCGCTGCGCGCGGACGGCATCCCAGCCGTAGCCTTTGACGCCGACCAACTGATTGTAACGGACGATATGTTCGGGTCAGCCACGCCTGACCTGGCCGCAACCGCGCTGGCCGCCCGCGAATGCCTGCGCCCGGTGCTTGAAACTGGGCAGATTCCTGTCGTTACCGGATTCATCGGCGCTACGCCAGAGGGTATTCCGACGACGCTTGGACGTGGCGGCTCGGACTATTCTGCCGGAATTCTGGGCGCGGCACTCGAAGCCGACGGAGTGGTTATCTGGACGGATGCCGACGGCTTCATGACGGCTGACCCACGCCTCGTGCCAACGGCCCAGGTCTTGTCAGAGATTAGTTACGCCGAAGCCGGTGAACTGGCCTACTATGGCGCAAAGGTACTTCATCCCAAGACCTTGCTTCCATTGATTCCAAAGGGGATTCCGCTCTACGTCAAGAACAGCTTTCGGCCCGACTCGCCGGGGACGTGCGTCTCAGCCACCACTGGCGACTGGCAGGCCGATGTCAAGTCAGTGACTTCCATCAAGGGGCTGGCGCTGATCACCGTCGCCGGACGTGGCATGCTGGGCGTGCCGGGCATTGCCGCCAAGACCTTCGCGGCCGTGGCGGCGGCCGGGGTGAATGTTTTACTCATTTCGCAATCGTCATCCGAGAATAACTTGTGCTTCATGATCGAAGGCGCGGATGCCGAAAAAACCCGGGCGGCCCTGGTCAAAGCCCTGGCCGTTGAGTTTCACCAGGGCTGTGTCGAGCGCGTGGATGCGCACCAGCCGGTGGCTATCGTAGCGGTGGTTGGGGCCGGGATGCGCGGCCGGCCGGGAATTGCCGCGCGAATTTTCTCGGCCGTGGCCACGGCCAACGTCAATGTCATCGCCATTGCGCAAGGTTCATCAGAAATCAACATCTCGTTTGTCGTGGCCGAAGGTGAAGCCGCCGCCGCGGTGACTGCCATTCACGAACGCTTTGAGTTGGGCGCGATGACTTCGGCTTAG
- a CDS encoding Uma2 family endonuclease → MSLAYILQELDDPDFDDIHGDDETGGFAADKALRLLVSSLYASWRPSAVTFLAAARVAVRCGERLSQVTTVVPDVLVAAGVTPSAEWWKPSHRVYLVSRFGKPPDVAIDLLTRAAERPETPVARQQAYEQMGVTYWVVYDPCRLRSAQPVTVFERNGQRLTPRADTQLPRLGLGLTLWRGTFEQRDDEWLRWNDLSGNLLLTGDELATYWRCRATELQAQVQASSVQAPPAKPDH, encoded by the coding sequence ATGTCGTTGGCGTATATCTTGCAGGAGCTTGACGACCCCGATTTTGACGACATTCACGGCGATGATGAAACGGGCGGTTTTGCGGCCGACAAGGCCCTGCGCTTGCTGGTTTCCTCGCTGTACGCGAGTTGGCGGCCGTCTGCCGTGACCTTCCTGGCCGCAGCGCGGGTTGCCGTCAGGTGCGGGGAGCGGTTATCCCAGGTTACAACCGTTGTGCCGGATGTCCTGGTCGCCGCTGGTGTCACGCCGTCTGCCGAATGGTGGAAGCCATCCCATCGTGTGTATCTGGTTTCCCGGTTTGGTAAGCCACCGGATGTGGCCATTGACCTGCTGACGCGCGCCGCCGAGCGCCCTGAGACACCGGTCGCAAGGCAGCAGGCCTACGAACAGATGGGCGTCACCTACTGGGTGGTCTATGACCCATGTCGTCTCCGTTCGGCGCAACCGGTGACCGTCTTTGAGCGGAATGGACAACGCCTGACGCCCCGGGCAGATACCCAGCTTCCGCGGCTTGGTCTGGGGCTGACCCTCTGGCGTGGAACGTTCGAGCAGCGGGATGACGAATGGCTGCGCTGGAACGACCTGTCCGGCAACCTGTTGCTGACCGGTGACGAACTGGCGACCTACTGGCGTTGCCGGGCAACGGAACTGCAAGCACAGGTCCAAGCGTCTTCGGTTCAAGCGCCACCGGCCAAGCCCGACCACTAA